GGCCAGCCCGACACTCACCCGGCCCATGCCCGCCGGGGGCCCGGCGGCGCGCGGGGCGCCGCCGCGTCCATCCGGTCCACGAAGGGACGCGGACGCCGCTCGAGGGGCAGGAGTCCCGGCCGCGACCGGGGGCGGGCACTCGGCGGGATGGAGGACCCGGGACTCACCTCGCCTCCGCCGCGCGGGCGCGCGGGCCGCGGACGCTCCCTCGTGGCTGGCGCGAGCCCCCGGCGGGCGGCGCGCGCGGGCCGCTACCGACCGTTAGTTAGCGCGaggggctgcggcggcggcggcggcggcggcggcggcggcggcggcgggcggagCCGGGGGCGGGCGCTAAGGAGCACCAGAGCCGCGAGAGGCGGGAGCGAAGGGAGCGGGGCGGGGACGCTCCCCGCGACCACCCGGCCTAGTTGGAGCCCGAGAGGACAGCTCCCTTGCCTGCCCGCAAAGCCACCACTGGCCAGCTGCGCGCTCCCTCCCGATCGAGCGGGCCCGGCCGCTCGGCCTCAGTCTCAGCCGGCTCGCAGGCAACCGAGCCCGGCTGCGCCCGCCTCCGCCGCCGTCGGCTTCTCGTCTCCATGACAATAGGGAGCCGACGCCCCGCCCAACCCCACCCCCTCGGCGCTGTGACTCGGAGGGAAGCGGGACGGCGTCGCCGAGGGGAGGAGCCAATAGAGGCCAGCGTCCAATTAGGGATGGAGGCATGGAGGGATTGGGCGGGGCTGACCGAGAGATTCGCCGAATGTCCACTTGAGGGGCGGAGCCAGGGGGAGACCTGACGGAGGGGAGGAGTTAGCGCGCGTGCGTGAAGTCCAGCCTCCAAGTGTGTCCGAGGGTACAGAGTGGGTTAGTGTGCGGGGACTGAAGCTCCGGAAATAAAGTGTATCCTACTTGTGAAAGTCATAGCGGGAAGCTGTGTTGTTGTGCTTCGGATTGCGTGTGGCCCAATTTTATAAAAGGCCACGAAGTCCCTGATATACTGAGTTCCAGTGGGGTGCCCAACACTGTGCCTGCCCCTGTTTTGGTTCACCAGCGCCCCTGTCTGTCCCAGAGTTCGAGTGCGTCTGTGGCTTGTGGCGGCGCGGGGtggagagacaggcagggggtctgttttgtattctgtgtgGCCCGTCGTGGGCAAGAATTCTGCCTGTGACTCagttgtgtgtgtttgtcttGCCAGCGCCTCGCTGAACAAACAGGGGTTGGGTTGGGCAATGCGGAGCGTTTACAATGGAGCGTGGGCGGGTGCTAAAGTGCGTGCTAAGAGTAAGGGGACCCGCACagtccaccaccaccaccggccTGGCAGGGGGAGCTGCGGATGGAAAGCCGGGAGAAAGAGGCGGCCATTCATGGCCGGGGGCGGGAAGGGGTGTAGTGGGGTCCGGAGACCGACTCCGGTATAGCTGCTTCTCCGTCTGGCAGCTCTTGCCCACTACCTCTGCTGTAGAGAAAGGCTACCCCCGTCGTcccgcctcccccttccctcGCCGTTTGGCAGGGAGTTAGTTGGTGTTAGGGAGGCCGGGCCGGAGACGTGCAGATGTCCAAGGCCTGTCTCTCGCCCACCTGCTGCTGCTGGCGGAAAGGGACAATCATCTCGCACTCCCTGCGCCCTGGACGCGGGCATCCCTCCGTCTCTCCCGGGGACCTCCATTTCAGGTCTCCAAACTCGCTCTCTGGTTCCCTGGCTGGGGGGAGAAGCCAGGGGAGAGTAGGCGGCGATCCGCCTCGGAACCCAGCTTCTTGGCGAACAAGAAATCCGCTAACTTCGCGGCTTACTGTGGCAAGCACAGAGCAAAGCGTTCGCCGGCTCGCCTTCCGCCGCCTGGTCGCCTTTTGTGCTTCGGGGCGGCCGGACTGGCCCACCGGGGCCCGCCTTGTGTCGGAACTGCCACTCCACCCCGACTTAGCAGGGAAGGAAAGTTGGAAGAGATCGGCGCGCCTGGGATGTGATTGTCATCCTGGGGCCGGCGCTCGAGagtctgagaaagagagagagagagagggagagagacccgggagaagaggggggagaaaaagaggaggggggagaggagggccgCGGTGGAGAGGCGGgcgcgagggaggggcgaggggagCGCCAGCGAGCGGGAGAGGGAGccggggaggaagagggagagggcgaGGCGCGCCTGGCGGCCGGGTTGGCTGCGGCCGCCCAGAGGTTCCTGCCAGTCCTCCCACCGACTACACCCCGGGAAGGAGGAGCTTCAGGCGCGCACAAGGCGTCAGAATCCTCAATTTCCAACTTAGCATCTTGGCAGGACCTTTGCGAAGCCAAAAGCAGAGCCCCCCAGTGCAAAGAgcgagggggaaaaagagaaagcagcaaGGGAGGGCGGGGGGGAAACCCAGCCGGGGCGAGCGAGGCGCGCAGAGGAGCGGGCTCGGCAGTCGCAGCCGGAGGCGCGCGGGAAGCCAGCGAGGAGGCGCCGCGGGCCGGAGCCCGGGAGCCGGGGCCCGAGAAGCGGCAGCCGGGGGCAGCCGGAGGCCAGGTGCCCGCCCGCTCGCCCTCGCAGGGCGCCGCCCGGCTCGTTGGCGGCCGCGGCGCGGCGCGCCCCATGCCCGTGTGTGGCCATGTCCTACCCGCAGGGCTACTTGTACCAGCCGTCCGCCTCGCTGGCGCTCTACTCGTGCCCGGCGTACAGCACCAGCGTCATCTCGGGGCCCCGCACGGATGAGCTCGGCCGCTCGTCGTCGGGCTCCGCGTTCTCGCCCTACGCCGGCTCCACCGCCTTCACGGCGCCCTCGCCGGGCTACAACTCGCACCTCCAGTACGGTGCCGACCCCGCggcagcagccgccgccgccttcTCTTCGTACGTGGTGAGTGAGCGGGAGCCGCGGCGGGCAAGGGCAGCTGGGGCcgcgcggggcgggcgggggctgCGGGGGACACGGGCCTCGGCGCCACCGCGGACCGCCCCCGCCAAGCTTCGCGGCCCCTGCAAACTTGGGAGAGACTGTCTCGGTCGGCTTCGCCCGGGCCTCCGGCTCAGGAGTTGCTCGGAGAGCAGAGCCGCCTCCTGCTTGGGTCGCTGAGCTGGCGACGAGGGTTTTTCGGGGGAGAGGTCGCTGCAATTAAAGAGCAGCATTTGGTTCAAACGTGAGCTCCAGGCCGTCctgcacattttatttcattctgtgtttttggttttgccGTTTTGGAAAAGTAGTTCAAAAGAAATGGACCAGAAATCTGAGCAGAAGCGTGCTAAGTCTATGTAAATGTGTTTGGCCTCGCCTTTAATTAGTCCTCCAAAATGTTGCAAATCCGTAATCCTATCTTCGCAATCCGATTTGGAGGtattaaatttctgaaaagtCGGCCGAGCTGCGGTGCATCCGGGATTTTTCGGCCGGGTGCACTTTCTGGAAAAGCGCCGTGGCTTCGGTTTGGGGTAACATTTTCGGAGGGGTGGGAGTGCGGGTCAAGGCTTGGCTTTTCGTTTGCCTTTCTCTGTGGGGGTAAAAATGCCCTGACTTcccgtgctctccctctctgcgccTAACGCGCAGCCACCCGGGCACGAAGTGGGGAGTCGCCACTGCTGCCCAGGCCTCTGGGTGGAGGGCCTGGCCGCGGCGGCCGGCTCTGCGCCTGGGGGGCGGACTTGCCCCGGCAGACGGGGGCCTACAGGGTGCCACTGAGGCCAGGACGGCTTCAAGGGCTCCCTAAGGACCGGAGTCAGGAGTTGGCGCCCCCGCTGCCTTCCGAGGAGGAGAAGTTGCCCCTGGGTCTGAGCCCGGCAGCCCTACCCCAGGGAAAGCCCGGAGTTCGGGCCTCGCAGCTCGCGGACCCCTGGGCGCAGGGAGAGTGTGCTTCGGTCCTCTAGGTGGTACTGGGAACCAAGGCCCACTCTCACCTTCTCCCCGCCTGTTCCTCGCAGGGCTCTCCCTACGATCACACACCGGGCATGGCAGGCTCCTTGGGGTACCACCCATACGCGGCGCCGCTGGGCTCGTACCCGTACGGGGACCCCGCGTACCGGAAGAACGCCACGCGAGACGCCACCGCCACGCTCAAGGCCTGGCTGAACGAGCACCGCAAGAACCCCTACCCCACCAAGGGCGAGAAGATCATGCTGGCCATCATCACCAAGATGACCCTCACCCAGGTGTCCACCTGGTTCGCCAACGCGCGCCGGCGCCTCAAGAAGGAGAACAAGATGACGTGGACGCCGCGGAACCGCAgcgaggacgaggaggaggaggagaacattGATCTGGAGAAGAACGACGAGGATGAGCCCCAGAAGCCGGAGGACAAGGGAGACTCCGAGGGCCCCGAAGCAGGTTGGTGGACGCGGGGAAGGATGTGCTgagctggaggaaggaggaaagtgggggtgggggtgggggggctggaggtggggggcaagGGTCTCTCTAGCTTTGCGGCCGGGGACCTGGACCCCGCCGCTGGGCCTCCGCGCCCCTTGACGGCCTGGGGTTTCTCCCGCAGGAGGAGCGGAGCAGAAGGCGGCTTCGGGCTGCGAGCGGCTGCAGGGGCCGCCCACCCCCGCCGGCAAGGAGACTGAGGGCAGCCTCAGCGACTCGGATTTTAAGGAGCCGCCATCCGAGGGCCGTCTCGACGCCCTGCCTGGGCCCCCCCGCGCCGGCGGGCCCTCCCCGGCCGGGCCAGCGGCAGCGCGGCTGGCGGAGGACCCGGCCCCTCACTACCCCTCGGGCGCGCCGGCTCCGGGCCCGCACCCGGCCGCGGGAGAGCTGCCCCCCGGTCCCGGCGGGCCCTCGGTCATACACTctccgccaccgccgccgccgcaggCGGTGCTCGCCAAGCCCAAACTGTGGTCTCTGGCAGAGATCGCCACATCCTCGGACAAGGTCAAGGACGGGGGCGGCGGAAGCGAAGCCTCCCCATGCCCACCGTGCCCCGGGCCGGTAGCGGGGCAAGCCTTAGGAGGCAGCCGCGCGTCGCCGGCCCCGGCGCCATCGCGCTCCCCCTCGGCGCAGTGTCCCTTTCCAGGCGGGACGGTGCTGTCCCGGCCTCTCTACTACACGGCGCCCTTCTATCCCGGCTACACGAACTATGGCTCCTTCGGACACCTTCACGGCCACCCAGGGCCAGGGCCCGGCCCCACAACCGGTCCGGGCTCGCATTTCAATGGATTAAACCAGACCGTGTTGAACCGAGCGGACGCTTTGGCTAAAGACCCGAAAATGTTGCGGAGCCAGTCCCAGCTAGATCTGTGCAAAGACTCTCCCTATGAATTGAAGAAAGGTATGTCCGACATTTAACGCGGGCTGCGTCGGTCCCGGACTTTCCTAATTTATTAAGAAACATGGCCTTGgcagttatttttttccatcaccaagagagagaaacaaaactacCCCTCCTATTAAAAAGTTTATAGTTCTCGGAGATGggtaacataaaaatgtaaacatctccacacacaaaaatgtcttAACCAAccgaaaagaaaaatttaaaaaggatttgtATTAAATCTTATTCTGTATATTTAATgtagcatttttgtatttaaattgatAATTCAATATCTTTGAAGTAAATTATGAAATTAAGACACCTGTACAggcatttaatgttttttttttgtaatataaatatatacatttgtgttTCCCCCGAAACTgtttcatagtttaaaaatacaagtttaatttaattttttacaccTATTGATTTTTCTGGATATGAGCTAAAGTATTATTACAGAAAGGAAACAGGTTATACTcttagatttaaaaagtaaaagaaactgcAGCCGCctttgtaaaatgcaaaatatttaattaaaagagattttaacATAATCAGAGCCACTCATTACTTTTTAGAAGCCTCAATAAACTGTCCATCGCCTTGGACAAAAGGTGGAGACTGCAActttcccccccccaccccccaagtggGCAATGAAAGGTTCCATAGAACTTCGGCGTGCCAGGGGGGAAACCGTAATTAGGCGGCAAGCCCCGGGGACCCTGGCCCTGAGGGGAATGCAGATTTGGATCTCTGATGCGGGCGGTTTGGGGGAGATTGGAccctggaggaaggaggagagcgACCCAAGTGTGTGCCCAGAAGGGAGAAAGGATCGCAAAGCCTGCTAGAGACACGCACCATCCGAGGTCCGTCGCTTAACCTAATTACTTCCAATCAGTGTCGTGTTTTATGCAAAGCAATCAGCTGGTGAACTTTGCTAATGAGTTCGATTTTATGCCGGATTTAGCCCTTATTACTATTTCAAAGGTGCTATGGGCTAATGGCGGGAGGGGAGCGTAAGGGGATGCCAAGGAGAAGGCTTTCCCAAGTCACTCTTTTCCCTACCCCTTCAAGACTGGGCATTGATCTCTTCCTCGGATTTGATTAAATTAGTAAGTGTTCCAGCCGCGCCCGTGCGGGTGGGAGGCGGCCCCGTAGATCCCCGCGCAGCAGCGAGGCTGGGGCCGCGGGACCGTCTAGGGGACGGTTCCCCCCTTTCACAGGTAGGTGTCACACTTGTCCTGAATTACAAGCCTGCACTTTGCAGAGTCGGAGACTGGAAGAGAGTGggcggagtgggggagggagcaccGCAGTCGCTTGGGGGCAGTGAGGGGAGCCCCGAAGGGCCCGGAGGGCGtccctactcccccccccctcccccgctcccgcACGAGCCCCCTTTTTGGACGAGTGGCCTTCAAAAGTTCGAGGACACTTGCCTAGATAATGAGGCTGTTGTGGACTCGATCGGGCTTGTCGCGTTAGCACTTTTCCTGTCGCTGATTCAAGAGTCCGAGTAGCTACAAAAGTAtttctgaggttttattttctcctttgaatccCGCATATTTCATCTCAAAATGAAACATCAGGATGAGTCTCAATCCCAAATGAAGAAGAGCCATCGCCCTGTGCCCGAGGCCCGCCAACACTGTCGGTGTTATGGTCTCCGTTTTGCGCGGGAGAGTTGGAACCGCGGACGTGTTTTTACTTCGTGGGAAATTTTCGGTggtcgggggaggggagggtttaTAGCAAAAACATACTCCAGCGAGGGGAATTAATTTGCTCTATTAAGCCCAAGCCTGAGTGTAGAGAGAATGTGTTTGCACATAACACCGGTTTAATTAGGCTAAATCAGAATGCACATATTTGCATTTCTGCTCAAGATTACTTGAACCctgattgttgtttttttttaacacacccCAAACTTTCACCAGAGTTTTAACTTTtgctatgtttttttgttttgttttgttttgtttttaacctgtgACGGGGCTCCATTAGCTTATTCGAATTTAAAACAAGTTTGAAAACTGCCTTGTCCAGATGTTTTTGCAAACAGCGGTCGACTTAAGAGTTTAAATTAGTGAGAAGATTCACGCAGGGAAAGTGGTTTCAAAGCTGGAAGTGTGAATGATTAAATATGCATGAGACGATCGTATTTTATTTTGTCCCTttaattataaatgatttttttaaacaatcgaATTCCAGAGATGACTAGCCCCACGaccgccacccccgcccccctgctccccagccccctccacccaccccgcCGACAGCCCGGTTCACAATCAGCTTTTCCCCCCTGTTGAATATGCAGCCCCAGGAGCCACCTTGTCTTCTAAAAAAGTCAGAAGAATAGGCCAGTCCCCTTCTCTTAAGAGAGAGTTTAAGGACGACATCAACTCTGCGGGGTTTTGGAAGCGCTGGCCCTAAACCATGCCCAacgattttaaaaagaaaattacaggcctcCTTGTGTTCCCGGGAATATGCAAATGGCGCGGCGCGGGCCTCCCAAGTCTGATCGCGGAGGCTCGGGGCTGGGAGCCGAATGCCCGCGGGGCTGCCTGGGAACGGGAACCGCGCACCGTGGAGCCCGCGGCGTTTCTCCCCAACGAGGGGGCGGTGCGAGGAGCCTCCCGGCCGGGGAGCGAAGCCACCAGGGGCTGGAAGGCTGGTGCCCGAGTCGCTGCCCCCGGTCCGTATCCCTCCTGCCCTTGGCCTCTGCAGGGTCCACGGGTGTCTTTGCGCCCTTCATCTTGAATACAAGCCTCCAATGAAAGTCTGGGGTTTTCTCCTTGCACAGCTGGGTTTCGTGGCCAGTGGTTTTTCTGGTGTCCGGAGACTTTCCAGGGTGGGGGAGCCTGCCCGGCAGTCCGAGGTTTAGGTATTTAGGAGCTGTCTCCCGCGCTTAATCCCCGAAGTGATTTCGTGTCTTTACTGTCCCAAGTGCCTCCTCGAGCCCCCGCTTGGCCGTCTCAAAGGCACAGGGTCTTGGAGGCGCTGGGGCGAGGGGGGAATTTCCGGCGTTGCAGTGGGGTCGAGGTTTGTTCGCAGGCTTGGACTGGGGCGCGGAAGTTGCGCGAGGCCGCACCAAAGACACCTGGGCGCTGGGGCCGCGCGGGCGTTTGCCACCTGCGCGGGACTGCGCTGGTTCTGGCCCCCTCGAGGAGCGTTTAGCTTGGCACTTAGGGACTAGGAGGGCTGAACCCCAGGCAGCGAGGGCAGCGGGATCACCGCGTGGGGTCTAGGCAGTCAGCCCCCTGAAGCAGCGCCAAACCGGAACGAGCTGGGTCCCTTTCCTTACCCCTCTCTGGGGGCCAAATCAATTCATGGGACTTGGGGGTGGAAGAGACAACAGCCCAGTCAATCCCGGAGGGCGCATAAGCGCATCCTGAGGAGAGACCGCAGAAAGGGGAccttcttgcttcccttcctgctCCTCGGCTGGGGGTGCTAGGGCCCGAAATGTTGTTCCCTGGCCTGGGTGTAGGGCCTGCGTCGAGGCCTTCTAGTTTGTAAGCTTTTCGGGGCCTGTCCTTCTGCGAGGGGTGCGCAACTCTTGGAGCCTGGAGGGTTGAGGGGAGGGTCGTACGTGCATTTTCAGAACCGGCCGTGCCTCCCAGCCCACTTGTCCCCCACAACTAGCTGCCAACGCCGGCAGAGGCAAGGAAGAGCGCTCTGCAAAGCGCCCAAAGTGAAAGGAATGTGATTGCGCTCCCGAGAGGGAGCCGGACGCGGATGCAGTTTAGGAAGGGCGCCGCCTACTGGTCCCCGGGCGCCACAAGGTTCACAGAGAGGAGGAGTTAAGCAAGACCCggctgtgccccccacccccagcagggtCTTAGCTCTGAACCCCAAGCGGGTCAAACTGAAACTGTTCCTCCACTCCACTCTCTGCGGCGCGGGTCCCACGACCCAGTTAGCATTGGAGATCTGGAGAGCAGGGCCCGCAACCAGAACACTTTTAACCCTCCAGATGCCCGCCACGGTTTGGGCACAGTCCCGGAAACCAGGCAGCAGGCAATTGAGAAATATGCCCACGGCTGAAACAAGTgtgcgggtgggggcgggggggtgccgCAGCAGTGCGCGGCCCAGGCAGTGAGCCAGTGTCCCCGCTCCGCTTCAGGTGCGCCCTTCCGCTTCTGCGGGCCTTTCCACGTCGGGGCTCTGCACCCCACGCGGTTTTGTTTCACCTGCGTTTTGGCATACCTGGGGTCTACCCCGCaaccgcacccccccccaaaaccgtTTCTGCCCTTTGACCTGGGGGTTGGACATCCATacgaaaaggaaaaacaaaactaccttCGCATTCTCAAAACCCTCCTATTTCGAAAGCATCTTTAATGAGGTCGGCGTGGCCAAGCAAGGCGTCCCCTGTCGCCCCTCCAGAAGCGCTAACCGGTGGTATTGACTGGTCTCATCCTGGTGCAGAGATCTTGGGGGAAAGCGGAGGCGCGTCCTCGGCCTGGCTCTTGGAATCCCTTTTCACTTCGGCCACCGAATAGGAAAATCGGGCCTGAGTGAGACCTTGCCACCTGCCCGCCTTCCAAACTGGCCAAAGCTGCGGGACCGTCCCTAGACCTACTCCGCAGGTCACCCGCCGGGACCAGGCCAGAGTTGGTCTCCTTTTCGTTTTCGTTTAAATGCGACTTGAGTCCAGGGCCCGAGGCGGGGCCCAGGTTGTGGCCTAACGGAGGATCGCCTCTGGGGAGGGGTTGGAGCTCTGGCTGCACCCCCTGCCCAGGCCGACCCCTTCGGACCTTGAGCGGGTCTCTGGCCTCCTGTCGGCCGCAGGCCCCAGCTCCGGGTCCCCAAGGCCGCCCTCCGGGCTGCGCTCGTTTCCCGCGCCCGGACGAGCCCAGCGCGCCCAGACGCCACTTTTCCCAGTGAAAGCTGCTTTTATTTGCTCCGAGCAAACCCCGGGCTCTCAGCGCTCCCGCCTGATGGATGCAAATGTAAATGTGCACTTATTTAATTGGATCAGGCCCCAAGATAAAAGAGATAAACGGCTCCCCGTTTGCTAACTTATTTTCCGAGGCATGCAGCGCCGCGGAGGGGAAGCTCATGAAGGAGCTCGGCGCTGCAGCTCTCCACGGTCATAGTGCGGCGGCCGGTAGGCTCCGCTTGGCCTGCGGCTCCTCGTCGACCTCCTTTCCACGGGCCCTGCCCGCCGGGCAGGGCGCCCGTGGGACCTTCTGTGCTCCAGGATCAGAAAGTGAGAAGGCGCGGCGCTGGCTTCGCGTTTCCAAACACCCCACTCCTCGCCACAATTTTCTCCggctctttcccctctcctctcttacCCTCCTCTCCGTGCTGGAGTCAAACCGGCCCGGCCCACTCGATAGAA
The sequence above is a segment of the Leopardus geoffroyi isolate Oge1 chromosome E2, O.geoffroyi_Oge1_pat1.0, whole genome shotgun sequence genome. Coding sequences within it:
- the IRX5 gene encoding iroquois-class homeodomain protein IRX-5 isoform X1 — protein: MSYPQGYLYQPSASLALYSCPAYSTSVISGPRTDELGRSSSGSAFSPYAGSTAFTAPSPGYNSHLQYGADPAAAAAAAFSSYVGSPYDHTPGMAGSLGYHPYAAPLGSYPYGDPAYRKNATRDATATLKAWLNEHRKNPYPTKGEKIMLAIITKMTLTQVSTWFANARRRLKKENKMTWTPRNRSEDEEEEENIDLEKNDEDEPQKPEDKGDSEGPEAGGAEQKAASGCERLQGPPTPAGKETEGSLSDSDFKEPPSEGRLDALPGPPRAGGPSPAGPAAARLAEDPAPHYPSGAPAPGPHPAAGELPPGPGGPSVIHSPPPPPPQAVLAKPKLWSLAEIATSSDKVKDGGGGSEASPCPPCPGPVAGQALGGSRASPAPAPSRSPSAQCPFPGGTVLSRPLYYTAPFYPGYTNYGSFGHLHGHPGPGPGPTTGPGSHFNGLNQTVLNRADALAKDPKMLRSQSQLDLCKDSPYELKKDGGGSISLGPRPRTVWSREPC
- the IRX5 gene encoding iroquois-class homeodomain protein IRX-5 isoform X2 is translated as MSYPQGYLYQPSASLALYSCPAYSTSVISGPRTDELGRSSSGSAFSPYAGSTAFTAPSPGYNSHLQYGADPAAAAAAAFSSYVGSPYDHTPGMAGSLGYHPYAAPLGSYPYGDPAYRKNATRDATATLKAWLNEHRKNPYPTKGEKIMLAIITKMTLTQVSTWFANARRRLKKENKMTWTPRNRSEDEEEEENIDLEKNDEDEPQKPEDKGDSEGPEAGGAEQKAASGCERLQGPPTPAGKETEGSLSDSDFKEPPSEGRLDALPGPPRAGGPSPAGPAAARLAEDPAPHYPSGAPAPGPHPAAGELPPGPGGPSVIHSPPPPPPQAVLAKPKLWSLAEIATSSDKVKDGGGGSEASPCPPCPGPVAGQALGGSRASPAPAPSRSPSAQCPFPGGTVLSRPLYYTAPFYPGYTNYGSFGHLHGHPGPGPGPTTGPGSHFNGLNQTVLNRADALAKDPKMLRSQSQLDLCKDSPYELKKGMSDI